The Miscanthus floridulus cultivar M001 chromosome 7, ASM1932011v1, whole genome shotgun sequence genome includes a region encoding these proteins:
- the LOC136462960 gene encoding probable calcium-binding protein CML21, protein MGGVISGDSPRHSSPASKLEKKMVEAMQQRALKGTSVKSFNSVIMKFPKIDESLRNCRTIFQQFDEDSNGEIDQLELEHCFQNLGIESTDEEIKDLFEACDIYEHMGMKFNEFIVFLCLVYLLNDPAVSEARKRMGLGSLEPTFETLVESFVFLDKNKDGYVSKSEMIQAINETIGGERSSGRIGMKRFEEMDWDKNGTVTFKEFLFAFTRWVGIDNEDDDEDDEEEECVN, encoded by the exons ATGGGAGGTGTAATTAGTGGTGACTCGCCAAGGCACAGCTCACCGGCATCGAAGTTAGAGAAGAAGATGGTTGAAGCCATGCAGCAGAGAGCATTAAAAGGAACCTCTGTGAAATCATTCAATAGTGTCATCATGAAATTTCCTAAAATTGACGAGAGTTTGAGAAACTGCCGGACTATCTTTCAGCAGTTTG ATGAAGATTCCAATGGTGAAATAGATCAACTGGAACTCGAGCATTGTTTCCAAAATTTGGGTATTGAATCAACTGATGAGGAGATAAAAGATCTGTTTGAGGCATGTGACATTTATGAACACATGGGCATGAAGTTCAATGAGTTTATTGTCTTCCTGTGCCTCGTTTATCTTCTAAATGATCCTGCAGTGTCTGAAGCA AGAAAAAGAATGGGATTGGGTAGCCTTGAACCAACATTTGAAACATTGGTGGAGTCCTTTGTCTTCTTGGACAAGAACAAAGATGGATATGTCAGTAAGAGCGAGATGATACAAGCAATAAATGAGACCATTGGAGGAGAGCGCTCTTCTGGGCGCATAGGCATGAAAAGATTTG AGGAAATGGATTGGGACAAGAATGGAACAGTGACCTTCAAGGAATTCCTTTTTGCTTTTACTCGCTGGGTGGGGATCGATaatgaagacgacgacgaggatgacgaagaagaagagtgtgtcaACTGA